A genomic window from bacterium includes:
- a CDS encoding YggS family pyridoxal phosphate-dependent enzyme: MSAVRISTLDATVLEEGRARRAAVLERIRGAAERAGRDPAEVTLVGVAKKQPTPRILSAIAAGVHVLGQSYIQEAREIRPEIESALAGDPAAEGIRLEWRMVGRLQRNKAGLAARLFDAIESVDRVALVDTLARRVENEGRVLDVLLQVSLCGEPQKGGCEADELPALIDRVEACESLRLRGLMTVPAASADPEEARPVFRRLRELRDRLATERPDATLDTLSMGMSADLEVAVEEGATLVRVGTALFGERAQA; the protein is encoded by the coding sequence ATGAGCGCGGTGCGGATCTCGACCCTCGACGCGACCGTGCTCGAGGAAGGACGCGCTCGTCGGGCCGCCGTTCTCGAGCGGATCCGTGGGGCGGCGGAGCGCGCGGGCCGTGATCCGGCGGAAGTGACGCTCGTCGGTGTCGCCAAGAAACAGCCGACCCCGCGCATCCTGTCGGCCATCGCCGCCGGCGTGCACGTCCTCGGTCAGAGCTACATCCAGGAGGCGCGCGAGATCCGCCCGGAGATCGAATCCGCACTGGCCGGCGATCCCGCCGCGGAAGGCATCCGGCTCGAGTGGCGCATGGTCGGCCGGCTCCAGCGCAACAAGGCTGGACTCGCGGCGCGCCTCTTCGATGCGATCGAGAGCGTCGACCGCGTCGCGCTCGTCGACACCCTCGCGCGACGCGTCGAGAACGAGGGCCGCGTGCTCGACGTGTTGCTCCAGGTCTCCCTCTGCGGCGAGCCGCAGAAAGGGGGCTGCGAGGCGGACGAGCTGCCTGCCCTGATCGATCGGGTCGAAGCGTGCGAGTCGCTCCGACTCCGCGGGCTCATGACCGTGCCCGCGGCCAGCGCCGATCCGGAGGAGGCTCGACCGGTCTTCCGGCGCCTTCGGGAGCTCCGCGATCGGCTCGCGACCGAAAGGCCGGACGCGACTCTCGACACGCTCTCGATGGGCATGTCCGCCGATCTCGAGGTCGCCGTCGAGGAGGGCGCTACCCTCGTGCGCGTCGGCACCGCGCTCTTCGGAGAGCGGGCCCAGGCGTAG
- a CDS encoding Maf family protein — protein sequence MPNPNPTPEDATAARLILASGSPRRSQILGEAGLHFRVDVSGIDEKTRDGETPEDLVVRLAQEKCLDVAGRRDDVPPCPVLGADTIVVAGKSVLGKPRDAAHAVELVSRLVGTTHRVMTGVAVAWTDGRGPWTTVVTSHVEMRPATRAEVEEYVAVGESLDKAGGYALQGEGARFVVGVRGSRTNVIGLPLEESLALLSEAGVSDEVLGR from the coding sequence GTGCCGAACCCGAATCCGACCCCCGAAGACGCCACCGCTGCGCGCCTGATCCTCGCGAGCGGCTCGCCCCGGCGCTCCCAGATCCTGGGTGAGGCGGGCCTCCATTTCCGAGTCGACGTGTCGGGAATCGACGAGAAGACCCGCGACGGCGAGACGCCCGAGGACCTCGTGGTCCGGCTCGCGCAGGAGAAGTGTCTGGACGTCGCCGGGCGAAGGGACGACGTCCCGCCCTGCCCGGTCCTCGGTGCCGACACGATCGTGGTCGCGGGGAAGTCCGTGCTCGGCAAGCCGCGCGACGCGGCCCATGCCGTCGAGCTGGTGTCGCGCCTCGTCGGCACGACCCACCGCGTGATGACCGGCGTCGCCGTCGCCTGGACCGACGGACGGGGACCGTGGACGACGGTCGTGACGAGCCACGTCGAGATGCGTCCGGCCACGCGCGCCGAGGTCGAGGAGTACGTCGCCGTCGGCGAGTCCCTCGACAAGGCCGGCGGCTACGCGCTCCAGGGCGAAGGCGCGCGCTTCGTGGTCGGTGTCCGCGGCAGTCGCACGAACGTGATCGGCCTGCCCCTCGAAGAATCCCTCGCGCTGCTCTCGGAAGCGGGCGTGTCCGACGAGGTGCTGGGTCGATGA